Proteins co-encoded in one Yamadazyma tenuis chromosome 1, complete sequence genomic window:
- the APE2 gene encoding Aminopeptidase 2 mitochondrial (COG:E,O; EggNog:ENOG503NWST; MEROPS:MER0001009) produces the protein MCKMNSGQATGTVVDREVLPTAINPVNYKITLEPNFSDFTFDGEETIILNVVEATKEITLNTLEIEYLLVKVNDIEISSSDFVFDDEKQRITFKLPDVLKEGSSCNLYIKFKGILNDQMAGFYRSSYVEDGETKYLATTQFEPIDCRRAFPSFDEPALKATFDISLIAKKSLTCLSNMDVKDTILLGDDKKKVVFNTTPVMSTYLVAFIVGELNYVENNDYRVPIRVYSTSGSEKLGVYSAEISAKTLAFFDKKFDIPYPLPKCDLVAIHDFAAGAMENYGLITFRTVEVLIDPKVADVNGLKRVTEVVMHELAHQWFGNLVTMDFWDGLWLNEGFATWMSWYACDALYPDWKVWQSYVTDDLQQALSLDGLRSSHPIEVPLKRANDVNQIFDSISYAKGSSLLKMISNWLGEETFVKGVSNYLKKHKWGNTKTRDLWESLSDVSGKDVNTIMDIWTKNVGYPLVTVKELGNNEIEVTQNRFLTTGDVKEEEDQLIYPVFLTIKTSKGVDTSAVLDVRTKKFKLDTDDDFFKINADQACIYRTVYESDRWIKLGKAGIEGKLSVEDKAGLVADAASLSTSGFLSTSSLLNLTQSWANETNDVVWSELTSNIGSIKEAFKFEGAEFTEALQSFSIDLVHQKLTELGHEFSDSDSFGEQRLKKLLFGTAVSSNHPKYVQICKDLFEKFVGGDKSVLNSNIRGIVFNCAAKTGDEATFEKLFDIYQNPSSAEEKVSALIALGAFRDEKILDKVLDLLFQFDVVKKQDTYKPMISMRTNTIGVEKLWAWYTTNYEKLIEAHPPQLSMFGTLTKLSVAGFAKKEQKEKVVAFFEGKDLAYFDKSLAQALDVVTSKISWVERDSDSILSWLSTNGYTKSKL, from the coding sequence ATGTGCAAAATGAATTCAGGTCAGGCCACCGGTACCGTGGTCGACAGGGAAGTGCTACCTACCGCCATCAACCCCGTTAACTACAAAATCACCTTAGAACCCAATTTCTCCGATTTCACCTTTGACGgtgaagaaaccatcatcttgaatGTGGTTGAGGCAACCAAGGAAATCACCTTGAACACGTTGGAAATCGAGTACCTTCTTGTCAAGGTCAATGACATCGAAATCAGCTCGTCTGATTTTGTATTTGACGATGAGAAGCAAAGAATCACGTTCAAGTTACCTGATGTTTTAAAAgaaggttcttcttgtaaCTTAtacatcaagttcaaggggATTTTGAATGATCAAATGGCCGGGTTCTACAGATCCAGTTATGTTGAGGATGGTGAAaccaagtacttggccaCCACTCAATTCGAGCCAATTGATTGTAGAAGagcttttccttcttttgacGAACCTGCTTTGAAAGCCACTTTTGACATCTCGTTAATTGCTAAAAAGTCCTTGACATGCTTGTCGAACATGGACGTTAAAGACACCATTTTATTGGGCGAtgacaagaagaaggtggtgttcaacaccactcCAGTCATGTCCACGTACTTGGTGGCATTTATTGTTGGGGAATTGAACTATGTTGAAAACAATGACTACAGGGTCCCCATTAGAGTGTACTCGACTTCAGGGTCTGAAAAGTTGGGGGTCTACTCGGCAGAAATCTCTGCCAAAACCTTGGCTTTTTTCGACAAGAAGTTCGATATTCCTTACCCTTTACCCAAATGTGACTTGGTGGCCATCCACGATTTTGCTGCTGGGGCCATGGAAAACTATGGATTAATCACCTTCAGAACAGTCGAAGTATTGATTGACCCCAAGGTCGCCGACGTCAACGGCTTGAAGAGAGTTACCGAGGTGGTAATGCACGAATTGGCCCATCAATGGTTTGGGAATTTGGTGACCATGGATTTCTGGGATGGTTTGTGGCTTAACGAAGGGTTTGCAACCTGGATGTCTTGGTACGCCTGTGATGCATTGTATCCAGACTGGAAGGTTTGGCAATCTTACGTTACTGACGACTTACAACAAGCTTTAAGTTTGGATGGTTTAAGATCATCTCACCCTATTGAAGTGCCGTTGAAGAGAGCAAATGATGTTAATCAGATCTTTGATTCTATCTCGTACGCCAAAGGTTcttccttgttgaaaatgattTCTAATTGGTTGGGAGAGGAAACCTTCGTGAAGGGTGTCTCCAActatttgaagaagcacAAATGGGGAAACACCAAGACTAGGGACTTATGGGAGTCTCTCTCTGACGTGAGTGGAAAGGATGTTAACACCATCATGGATATCTGGACCAAGAATGTTGGTTATCCATTGGTGACTGTGAAGGAGTTAGGAAACAATGAAATCGAAGTCACTCAGAACAGATTTTTGACAACCGGTGATGtcaaggaagaggaagaccAGTTGATTTATCCGGTGTTTTTGACTATCAAGACGTCTAAAGGTGTTGATACTTCGGCTGTTTTGGATGTCAGAACCAAGAaattcaagttggatactgatgatgactttttcaagatcaatgcAGACCAAGCTTGTATTTACAGAACTGTCTACGAAAGTGATCGTTGGATTAAGTTGGGTAAAGCCGGTATTGAAGGTAAGTTATCGGTGGAAGACAAGGCTGGTTTGGTGGCTGATGCTGCTTCCTTAAGTACCTCTGGATTCCTTTCTACTTCCAGTTTGTTAAACTTGACCCAATCATGGGCCAATGAAACCAACGATGTTGTTTGGTCAGAACTCACTTCCAACATTGGAAGCATCAAAGAAGctttcaagtttgaaggtGCGGAATTCACTGAAGCTTTGCAATCATTTTCCATTGACTTGGTCCATCAAAAGTTGACTGAGCTTGGTCATGAATTTTCTGATTCTGATTCGTTTGGTGAAcaaagattgaagaagttgttaTTTGGAACTGCTGTTTCCTCCAACCATCCCAAATATGTTCAAATTTGTAAGGACttatttgaaaagtttgtTGGTGGGGACAAATCCGTTctcaactccaatatcaGAGGTATTGTCTTCAATTGTGCTGCTAAAACTGGAGATGAGGCTACATTTGAGAAGCTTTTTGATATATATCAAAACCCTTCCAGtgctgaagaaaaggttTCTGCTTTAATTGCTTTGGGTGCATTTAGAGATGAAAAGATATTGGATAAGGTTTTAGACTTGTTATTCCAATTTGATGTTGTGAAAAAACAGGATACCTACAAACCAATGATTCTGATGAGAACCAATAcaattggagttgaaaaGTTATGGGCTTGGTACACTACCAACTATGAAAAGCTTATTGAAGCACATCCTCCTCAATTGTCGATGTTTGGTACCCTTACCAAGCTCTCTGTCGCTGGATTCGCCAAGAAGGAGCAGAAGGAAAAAGTGGTtgctttctttgaaggtaAGGATTTGGCTTACTTCGACAAGAGCTTGGCTCAAGCTTTAGATGTAGTTACTTCCAAGATCTCCTGGGTCGAACGTGATTCAGACTCGATTCTTAGTTGGTTGTCTACGAATGGATAtaccaaatccaagttgTAA
- a CDS encoding uncharacterized protein (EggNog:ENOG503P9SF) yields MSEFELLILPKNYLVTRSHWTPYYKFVNKSYDKPRFQYECVSGKRISSPTSFLSDLDLEANLDALLFILLGPKDVCGKLQRDFDLESQSLQDAYACDIPKEYFEKLRFNASKVKIKEINDDYDLQDDLYRVLASSGYLVKETFDNQLTLELTAFTSFMRSLGSLTFEFVVENYLQNLKFLEYTNNPQISSQKYDKVLIEAYVIREHGLVDFYIKKCKFQPTTYPDKLFKPELTTTSKRIIAKAEFSLAIFHREVDII; encoded by the coding sequence ATGTCTGAATTTGAACTTCTAATTCTACCCAAAAATTATCTTGTCACTAGATCGCATTGGACCCCATATTACAAGTTTGTTAACAAATCCTATGATAAACCTCGTTTCCAGTACGAGTGTGTCTCCGGCAAGAGaatatcatcaccaactaGTTTCTTATCAGATTTAGACCTTGAGGCCAATTTGGATGCACTTTTGTTCATTTTGTTAGGACCCAAGGACGTGTGTGGAAAATTACAGAGAGACTTTGACTTAGAGTCACAAAGTTTGCAAGACGCTTATGCTTGTGATATTCCCAAGGAATACTTTGAAAAGCTCAGGTTTAATGCCAGTAAAGTCAAGATAAAGGAGATAAACGATGATTATGATTTGCAAGATGATTTGTATCGAGTTTTGGCTTCGAGTGGCTATTTGGTCAAGGAGACCTTTGACAACCAATTGACATTGGAATTGACGGCTTTCACATCATTCATGAGGAGTTTGGGTAGCTTGACTTTCGAGTTTGTTGTAGAAAACTATCttcaaaacttgaagtttctcGAGTACACAAATAATCCACAAATTTCATCCCAGAAGTACGACAAGGTATTGATAGAGGCTTATGTTATACGTGAACATGGGTTAGTGGACTTCTATATCAAGAAGTGTAAGTTCCAGCCAACTACTTATCCAGATAAGTTGTTTAAGCCGGAGTTAACTACTACTTCAAAGAGAATTATTGCCAAAGCTGAGTTTAGCCTTGCCATCTTTCATAGGGAAGTAGACATCATTTAG
- a CDS encoding uncharacterized protein (EggNog:ENOG503PQU8): protein MKDLSFDWADDCLVPDSVTHDDNHILTQTATNIQSSNSASVSVVNDELYRDNEVSLINTWGSEQADNSFYQEQTPAIVVVKSRKAIGSEKGYETSVVRRDVSWAEAINVCSEKAEETVLTHTPKHISPSASSNVLGESILPAEKVVLKEIDVRVPIKTKSMTKGKKSKLSLKEPIEPFKDGESLVKNPPKKSRKPKKKKGQNKEADLQNAHELVPAEPKFKPANPPEAHREPCDTRSSAATESSAEVPPTSKIIPGPGMLFSITLKPVKSTHSNKKYIERMPKIQPIETILGLSNEQIFKLSPTDIKIKLIMNQAEKGLKSILNFMAENENIFQDDLTRNSFIDLCTNTALYESKAINITLKKYPDVIDTFSKYKALTLNNNSVYTPSAKKVHSNDFDYKVLCYIGCIIVWADFSHNLGILQKETLKSRFGGYHLWDQLFKESTINMKRWKHIIEFRETFPFQPNQFIVILRLLHIGI, encoded by the coding sequence ATGAAGGACTTATCTTTTGATTGGGCTGATGACTGCCTTGTCCCCGACCTGGTTACCCATGATGATAACCATATCTTGACTCAAACGGCCACCAATATCCAATCGTCCAATTCTGCTAGTGTATCAGTTGTTAATGATGAGCTTTATCGAGATAATGAAGTAAGTCTCATAAATACCTGGGGTTCGGAGCAAGCTGATAATTCATTCTATCAAGAACAGACCCCGGCAATTGTTGTGGTGAAATCTAGGAAAGCAATTGGCTCTGAGAAGGGCTATGAGACTAGTGTTGTGAGACGCGATGTATCATGGGCAGAAGCTATAAACGTTTGTTCTGAAAAAGCCGAAGAAACGGTtttgacccatacacccaaaCACATCCTGCCATCTGCATCCAGTAATGTACTCGGTGAGTCAATTCTACCGGCGGAAaaagtggtgttgaaagaaatcgatGTGAGGGTACCAATAAAGACTAAAAGTATGACAAAGGGtaaaaagtccaagttaAGTCTCAAAGAACCTATAGAGCCATTCAAAGATGGAGAACTGCTTGTCAAAAACCCACCCAAAAAGTCTCGGAAacccaaaaagaagaagggaCAAAACAAAGAGGctgatcttcaaaatgcACACGAACTAGTTCCAGCTGAACCAAAATTCAAACCGGCCAATCCACCAGAAGCTCACCGAGAGCCGTGTGATACAAGGAGCCTGGCTGCTACAGAATCTTCAGCTGAAGTACCTCCTACCTCCAAAATAATTCCTGGGCCTGGAATGCTCTTTTCCATCACCCTTAAACCGGTCAAATCAACACATTCAAATAAAAAGTATATCGAAAGAATGCCCAAAATACAGCCAATTGAAACCATTTTGGGGTTGAGCAACGAACAAATATTTAAGCTCAGTCCTACTGATATTAAAATAAAGCTTATCATGAATCAAGCAGAGAAAGGTTTAAAATCTATACTAAACTTCATGGCAGAAAACGAAAACATATTCCAAGATGACCTTACAAGAAACCTGTTCATAGATCTTTGTACCAATACTGCTCTATATGAGTCTAAGGCCATCAACATaaccttgaagaagtatcCTGACGTCATCGATACCTTCTCAAAGTACAAAGCATTGACTTTGAATAACAATTCAGTGTACACTCCAAGTGCTAAGAAAGTGCACAGTAACGATTTTGACTATAAGGTATTATGTTATATCGGCTGCATAATTGTGTGGGCAGACTTCTCCCATAACTTAGGTATTCTCCAAAAAGAGACTCTCAAGAGTCGATTCGGAGGCTATCATTTATGGGATCAACTATTCAAAGAAAGTACAATCAACATGAAGAGATGGAAACATATCATTGAGTTTAGAGAGACCTTTCCGTTCCAACCCAATCAGTTCATAGTCATTCTTAGGCTTTTGCATATAGGTATATAG
- the ATP1 gene encoding Alpha subunit of the F1 sector of mitochondrial F1F0 ATP synthase (COG:C; EggNog:ENOG503NUHW), with protein sequence MLSSRSMLRSASRSLPALSRSALRIARPQVTLQRFASAKAAPTEVSSILEERIRGVSDEANLNETGRVLSVGDGIARVFGLNNCRAEELVEFSSGVKGMALNLEAGQVGIVLFGSDALVKEGETVKRTGKIVEVPTGPELLGRVVDGLGNPIDGKGPLNASSSSRAQVKAPGILPRTSVHEPMQTGLKSVDALVPIGRGQRELIIGDRQTGKTAVALDTILNQKKWNQGADESKKLYCVYVAVGQKRSTVAQLVQTLEQNDALKYSIIIAATASEAAPLQYIAPFTGCAIGEWFRDNGKHALIIYDDLSKQAVAYRQLSLLLRRPPGREAYPGDVFYLHSRLLERAAKMHPKLGGGSLTALPIIETQGGDVSAYIPTNVISITDGQIFLEAELFYKGIRPAINVGLSVSRVGSAAQVKAMKQVAGSLKLFLAQYREVAAFAQFGSDLDASTKQTLARGERLTQLLKQNQYSPMAAEEQVPLIYAGVNGFLDAVELSRIGEFEDAFLSHLKSSEAEILDTIREKGELSKEALAKLKTVTESFVASF encoded by the exons ATGTTATCTTCTCGTTCTATGTTACGTTCTGCTTCCAGATCTTTGCCAGCTTTGTCTAGATCTGCTTTGAGAATT GCTCGTCCACAAGTTACCTTGCAGAGATTTGCTTCTGCTAAGGCTGCTCCAACTGAAGTTTCCTCCAtcttggaagaaagaaTCAGAGGTGTTTCCGATGAAGCTAACTTAAACGAAACCGGTAGAGTTTTGTCCGTTGG TGATGGTATTGCTAGAGTTTTTGGTTTGAACAACTGTAGAGCCgaagaattggttgaatttTCTTCTGGTGTCAAGGGTATggccttgaacttggaagcCGGACAAGTCGGTATTGTGTTGTTTGGTTCCGATGCCTTGGTTAAGGAAGGTGAAACCGTCAAGAGAACAGGTaagattgttgaagttccaactgGTCCAGAATTGTTGGgaagagttgttgatggtttgGGTAACCCAATTGATGGTAAGGGACCATTGAAcgcttcttcttcttccagaGCTCAAGTTAAGGCTCCAGGTATTTTACCAAGAACCTCTGTCCACGAACCTATGCAAACTGGTTTGAAGTCCGTCGACGCTTTGGTGCCAATTGGTAGAGGTCAAAGAGAATTGATCATTGGTGACAGACAAACCGGTAAAACCGCTGTTGCTTTGGACACCATCTTGAACCAAAAGAAATGGAACCAAGGTGCTGATGAATCCAAGAAATTATACTGTGTTTACGTTGCTGTTGGTCAAAAGAGATCCACCGTTGCCCAATTGGTTCAAACCTTGGAACAAAACGATGCCCTTAAATACTCTATTATTATTGCTGCCACTGCTTCTGAAGCTGCTCCATTACAATATATTGCTCCTTTCACTGGTTGTGCAATTGGTGAATGGTTCAGAGACAATGGAAAACACGCCTTGATCATCTACGATGATTTGTCTAAGCAAGCTGTTGCTTACCGTCAATtgtccttgttgttgagaagaCCACCTGGAAGAGAAGCTTACCCTGGTGATGTTTTCTACTTGCACTCTAGATTGTTAGAAAGAGCTGCTAAGATGCACCCAAAATTGGGAGGTGGTTCTTTGACTGCCTTGCCAATTATTGAAACTcaaggtggtgatgtttCCGCTTATATTCCAACCAATGTTATTTCTATTACTGATGGTCAAATTTTCTTGGAAGCTGAATTGTTCTACAAGGGTATTAGACCAGCTATTAATGTTGGTTTGTCCGTTTCCAGAGTTGGTTCCGCTGCTCAAGTTAAGGCTATGAAGCAAGTTGCCGGTTCCTTGAAATTGTTCTTGGCTCAATACAGAGAAGTTGCTGCTTTCGCTCAATTCGGTTCTGATTTGGATGCTTCTACCAAGCAAACCTTGGCTAGAGGTGAAAGATTGACTCAATTGTTGAAGCAAAACCAATACTCTCCAATGGCTGCTGAAGAACAAGTTCCTTTGATTTACGCTGGTGTTAACGGTTTCTTGGATGCCGTTGAATTGAGCAGAATCGGTGAATTTGAAGACGCTTTCTTGTCTCACTTGAAATCTAGTGAAGCTGAAATCTTGGACACCATCAGAGAAAAGGGTGAATTGTCCAAGGAAGCTTTGGCTAAGTTGAAGACTGTCACCGAATCTTTTGTTGCTTCTTTCTAA